The proteins below are encoded in one region of Aquisphaera giovannonii:
- a CDS encoding cytochrome P450: MNATATAGRSVPPGPKQHWLAGNLREFSRDRLGALSRWHRDYGDVVSARFGPRPIVFVNHPDLVETVLVEQNRKFIKHYRLRSATRTLGNGLLTSDGDFWRGQRKLAQPAFHRDRIAGYAGSMVDAATRMLDAWEDGQTRDVQDDMMRLTLEIVLITLFGADSGGASGEASEAMETLANAFIRMTSRLIPVPTWLPTPHNIRTERAARRLDAIILGIIAERRKGGDDRGDLLSMLLQAQDEESGRRMTDAQLRDEAMTLFMAGHETTANTLAWAFCLLAGHPEAEAKLHAELDSVLGGRPPSLADLPRLPYTAAVINETLRVYPTVWMLGREAIEPVELGGYRFPAGVTVFMPQWTIHRDARWFDEPEAFRPGRWEAGRRMLESIPRYAYFPFGGGPRICIGNNFALMESALLLASVAGRYRIRLAPDARIAFLPTMTLRPAHGVRAIVSRR, encoded by the coding sequence GTGAATGCGACCGCGACCGCGGGACGGTCTGTACCCCCAGGGCCCAAACAGCACTGGCTCGCCGGCAACCTGCGAGAGTTCAGCAGGGACCGGCTGGGGGCGCTCTCCCGCTGGCACCGAGATTACGGCGACGTGGTCTCGGCACGGTTCGGGCCCCGGCCGATCGTCTTCGTGAACCACCCGGACCTCGTGGAGACGGTCCTCGTCGAGCAGAACCGGAAGTTCATCAAGCATTACCGGCTGCGGAGCGCGACGCGGACGCTGGGCAACGGCCTGCTCACCAGCGACGGCGACTTCTGGCGGGGCCAGCGGAAGCTCGCCCAGCCGGCCTTCCACCGCGACCGGATCGCCGGCTACGCCGGCTCGATGGTCGACGCCGCGACCCGGATGCTCGACGCGTGGGAGGACGGCCAGACGCGCGACGTGCAGGACGACATGATGCGGCTGACGCTCGAGATCGTCCTGATCACCCTCTTCGGCGCCGACAGCGGCGGGGCGTCCGGCGAGGCCAGCGAGGCGATGGAGACCCTGGCGAACGCCTTCATCCGGATGACCAGCCGGCTGATCCCCGTCCCCACCTGGCTCCCCACGCCCCACAACATCCGCACCGAGCGCGCGGCGAGGCGGCTCGACGCCATCATCCTCGGCATCATCGCCGAGCGCCGGAAGGGCGGCGACGACCGCGGCGACCTGCTCTCCATGCTCCTCCAGGCGCAGGACGAGGAGAGCGGCCGGAGGATGACCGACGCGCAGCTCCGGGACGAGGCGATGACCCTGTTCATGGCCGGCCACGAGACCACGGCCAACACCCTGGCCTGGGCCTTCTGCCTGCTGGCCGGCCACCCCGAGGCCGAGGCGAAGCTCCACGCCGAGCTCGACTCCGTGCTCGGCGGCCGGCCGCCGTCGCTGGCCGACCTGCCGCGGCTGCCGTACACGGCCGCGGTCATCAACGAGACCCTGCGCGTCTATCCGACGGTCTGGATGCTCGGCCGCGAGGCGATCGAGCCGGTGGAGCTCGGCGGCTACCGGTTCCCGGCCGGCGTGACGGTCTTCATGCCCCAGTGGACGATCCACCGCGACGCCCGATGGTTCGACGAGCCGGAGGCGTTCCGCCCGGGGCGCTGGGAGGCCGGGCGCAGGATGCTGGAGTCGATCCCACGCTACGCGTATTTCCCGTTCGGGGGCGGGCCGAGGATCTGCATCGGCAACAACTTCGCCCTGATGGAGTCCGCCCTCCTGCTCGCCTCCGTCGCCGGCCGCTACCGGATCCGCCTGGCCCCCGACGCCCGGATCGCCTTCCTCCCGACCATGACCCTGCGCCCCGCCCACGGGGTCCGGGCGATCGTCTCCAGGCGTTGA
- the recR gene encoding recombination mediator RecR, producing the protein MARGGGGGQGGGGGGFSAAVDRLTAALGRLPGIGAKSAERLAHHLLKCPEEEAVELAEAIRAAKDQIRHCQVCFHLTEAEQPTCAICRDTRRDAGIVCVVEQSRDLLSMEKAGTYHGVYHVLLGRLAPLQGMGPDQLTVDALEHRVRSGAVREIIMATNPNLEGDGTALYIAKRLQDQPVTITRLARGVASGSTLEFASRDMLADALAGRQPF; encoded by the coding sequence GTGGCCCGCGGCGGAGGCGGCGGCCAGGGCGGGGGCGGCGGCGGCTTCTCGGCCGCCGTCGATCGCCTCACGGCGGCGTTGGGGCGTCTGCCGGGCATCGGCGCGAAGTCCGCGGAGCGGCTCGCCCACCACCTGCTCAAGTGCCCCGAAGAGGAGGCCGTCGAGCTCGCCGAGGCCATCCGCGCGGCCAAGGACCAGATCCGGCACTGCCAGGTCTGCTTCCACCTGACCGAGGCCGAGCAGCCGACCTGCGCCATCTGCCGCGACACCCGCCGCGACGCCGGCATAGTCTGCGTCGTGGAGCAGTCCCGCGACCTCCTCTCCATGGAGAAGGCCGGCACGTATCACGGCGTCTACCACGTCCTCCTGGGCCGCCTCGCCCCGCTCCAGGGGATGGGGCCGGACCAGCTCACGGTGGACGCCCTGGAGCACCGCGTCCGCTCCGGCGCCGTCCGCGAGATCATCATGGCCACCAACCCCAACCTGGAGGGGGACGGCACGGCCCTCTACATCGCCAAGCGGCTGCAAGATCAGCCGGTCACGATCACCCGGCTGGCCCGCGGCGTCGCCTCCGGCAGCACCCTCGAATTCGCCAGCCGCGACATGCTCGCCGACGCCCTGGCCGGCCGACAGCCATTCTGA
- a CDS encoding PepSY-like domain-containing protein has protein sequence MKTAMLLSLGLLAGAIGSVRADEQRIKMEELPKAVTAAIKDKFPDGRLTKAEKEVEDGKTTYEVTVEAGAKKLDVVASPAGVILAIEKKIDAKNLPEPVAAAIKVRHPTARVKSAEEVVEFKAAGEETVYEVTLGLEGKEVELTVSPKGRILKEEGDEEEDEKPADAPKG, from the coding sequence ATGAAGACCGCCATGCTGCTCTCGCTGGGCCTGCTCGCCGGCGCCATCGGATCGGTCCGCGCCGACGAGCAGAGGATCAAGATGGAGGAACTGCCGAAGGCCGTCACGGCCGCCATCAAGGACAAGTTCCCCGACGGGAGGCTGACGAAGGCCGAGAAGGAGGTCGAGGACGGCAAGACCACCTACGAGGTCACGGTCGAGGCCGGCGCCAAGAAGCTCGACGTCGTCGCCTCGCCGGCGGGGGTGATCCTCGCGATCGAGAAGAAGATCGACGCCAAGAATCTCCCCGAGCCCGTCGCGGCCGCGATCAAGGTGAGGCACCCCACGGCCAGGGTCAAGTCGGCCGAGGAGGTCGTCGAGTTCAAGGCCGCCGGCGAGGAGACCGTCTACGAGGTCACCCTGGGCCTCGAGGGCAAGGAGGTCGAGCTCACGGTCTCCCCGAAGGGCCGGATCCTCAAGGAGGAGGGCGACGAGGAAGAGGACGAGAAGCCGGCCGACGCGCCCAAGGGCTGA
- a CDS encoding acyltransferase family protein: MTELERDEEYVTGREVVGPGAIDEVAIATAPDFEPAVEAQAGATPPSARVLSIDALRGFDMFWIVGGDDLARSLCAWWGTPQAKELNEQFEHVDWAGFRFYDLIFPLFLFLVGAVLPYSLAKYQGTDGSKRGPLLRIARRVLVLYLLGLVYSGLLNFNFPMRMTGVLPRIAFCYGAAAVIFLFTTVRARAILFAAILLGYWALLALVPAPETGKRGDYAKETNLAGWVDRHYLPGKIFDGYYKYGDNEGLLSMIPAVATALLGVMAGTWLRTDRNPWLKVVALIAAGAASVALGYAWGEVFPIIKNLWTSSFVLVAGGFSLMLLGLFYAIIDVVKLRGWAFFFVVIGMNAITIYLASSFIPFDRIAGKLLGGTARIANGYSPGLRDVILAVGVLALEWLLLLDLYRRRIFLRV, translated from the coding sequence ATGACTGAGCTGGAACGGGACGAGGAGTACGTGACGGGCCGGGAGGTCGTCGGGCCGGGGGCCATCGACGAGGTCGCGATTGCGACGGCGCCCGACTTCGAGCCGGCCGTCGAGGCGCAGGCGGGCGCGACGCCGCCCTCGGCCCGGGTGCTCTCCATCGACGCCCTCCGCGGGTTCGACATGTTCTGGATCGTCGGGGGCGACGACCTGGCGCGGAGCCTCTGCGCCTGGTGGGGGACGCCGCAGGCGAAGGAGCTGAACGAGCAGTTCGAGCACGTGGACTGGGCCGGGTTCCGGTTCTACGACCTGATCTTCCCCCTGTTCCTGTTCCTCGTCGGCGCCGTGCTGCCGTACTCGCTGGCCAAGTACCAGGGGACGGACGGCTCGAAGCGTGGGCCGCTCCTGCGGATCGCGCGGCGGGTCCTGGTGCTCTACCTGCTGGGCCTGGTCTACAGCGGCCTGCTCAACTTCAACTTCCCGATGCGGATGACCGGCGTGCTGCCGCGGATCGCCTTCTGCTACGGCGCCGCGGCGGTCATCTTCCTGTTCACGACGGTCCGGGCCCGGGCCATCCTGTTCGCGGCCATCCTCCTGGGCTACTGGGCGCTCCTGGCGCTCGTCCCCGCGCCCGAGACCGGCAAGCGGGGCGACTACGCCAAGGAGACGAACCTGGCCGGCTGGGTCGACCGCCACTACCTGCCGGGCAAGATCTTCGACGGCTATTACAAGTACGGCGACAACGAGGGGCTCCTCTCGATGATCCCGGCGGTGGCCACCGCGCTTTTGGGCGTGATGGCCGGCACCTGGCTGCGGACCGACCGCAATCCCTGGCTGAAGGTCGTCGCCCTGATCGCCGCGGGCGCGGCGTCGGTGGCGCTCGGGTACGCCTGGGGCGAGGTCTTCCCGATCATCAAGAACCTCTGGACGAGCTCGTTCGTCCTGGTCGCCGGGGGCTTCAGCCTGATGCTGCTGGGGCTCTTCTACGCGATCATCGACGTGGTGAAGCTCCGCGGCTGGGCGTTCTTCTTCGTGGTGATCGGCATGAACGCGATCACGATCTACCTGGCGTCGAGCTTCATCCCCTTTGATCGGATCGCGGGCAAGCTCCTGGGCGGGACCGCCCGCATCGCCAACGGGTACTCGCCGGGCCTGCGCGACGTCATCCTGGCCGTCGGCGTGCTGGCCCTGGAATGGCTCCTGCTGCTGGACCTGTACCGCCGGCGGATCTTCCTGAGGGTCTGA
- a CDS encoding Rossmann-fold NAD(P)-binding domain-containing protein, with amino-acid sequence MEGRQIGDPARAARAIVEAVESPEPPLHLILGSDSLRRARRKLDRLSGELDRWEPVSLGTDFDATAAS; translated from the coding sequence ATGGAGGGACGCCAGATCGGCGACCCCGCCCGCGCGGCCCGGGCGATCGTCGAGGCCGTCGAATCCCCCGAGCCCCCGCTGCACCTCATCCTCGGCTCGGACTCGCTCCGCCGGGCCCGCCGGAAGCTGGATCGGCTCTCGGGCGAGCTCGACCGCTGGGAGCCGGTCTCCCTGGGGACCGACTTCGACGCGACGGCCGCTTCCTGA
- a CDS encoding endonuclease III domain-containing protein → MGRQTQEHAGAVAGDVRERAMAVHERLCAEYGCPIPYFHELDPLSELISSLLSHRTRNADSGRAFKQLRARFGTWEAVRDAPTAEVEEAVSPCTWPEQKAPRIQQVLRAIAERRDGELSLDFLADWPVPEARDWLEELPGVGPKTSAATLLFSRLHKPALPVDSHHHRVAVRLALIPASVSVGPSHAILEAQLPADWSAQQVYDNHEALMLHGQRCCFARNPACARCVVLDLCPYGQARVAPA, encoded by the coding sequence ATGGGGAGGCAAACCCAGGAGCATGCGGGCGCGGTCGCGGGGGATGTCCGCGAGCGGGCGATGGCGGTGCACGAACGGCTCTGCGCCGAGTACGGATGCCCGATCCCGTATTTCCACGAGCTCGACCCGCTGAGCGAGCTGATCTCGTCGTTGCTGTCGCACCGGACGCGGAACGCGGACTCGGGGCGGGCCTTCAAGCAGTTGCGGGCGCGGTTCGGGACGTGGGAGGCGGTCCGCGACGCGCCGACGGCCGAGGTCGAGGAGGCGGTCTCGCCCTGCACCTGGCCGGAGCAGAAGGCGCCGCGGATCCAGCAGGTCCTCCGCGCGATCGCCGAGCGCCGGGACGGCGAGCTCTCGCTGGACTTCCTCGCCGACTGGCCCGTGCCCGAGGCCCGCGACTGGCTGGAGGAGCTCCCGGGCGTGGGGCCGAAGACCAGCGCCGCCACCCTGCTCTTCAGCCGCCTCCACAAGCCGGCCCTGCCGGTGGACAGCCATCACCACCGGGTCGCCGTCCGCCTGGCCTTGATACCGGCGAGCGTCTCGGTCGGCCCCTCGCACGCGATCCTCGAGGCCCAGCTCCCCGCCGACTGGTCCGCGCAGCAGGTCTACGACAACCACGAGGCCCTCATGCTCCACGGCCAGCGCTGCTGCTTCGCCCGCAACCCGGCCTGCGCCCGCTGCGTCGTGCTGGACCTCTGCCCGTACGGCCAGGCCCGCGTGGCCCCGGCCTGA
- a CDS encoding PDDEXK nuclease domain-containing protein, giving the protein MYRIDCEERKFHLSAIDDLLRHPDDKPSIGIILCKARNQVVAEYALRDLAKPVGIARYVTRLVESPPAAFRGSLPSPEEPAGELGNGTTEPRGRDDD; this is encoded by the coding sequence GTGTACCGGATCGACTGCGAGGAGAGGAAGTTTCACCTCTCCGCCATCGACGACCTCCTGCGCCACCCCGATGACAAGCCCTCGATCGGCATCATCCTCTGCAAGGCCCGGAACCAGGTCGTGGCCGAATACGCCCTGCGTGACCTGGCCAAGCCCGTCGGCATCGCCAGATACGTCACGAGACTCGTCGAATCCCCCCCCGCCGCCTTCCGCGGCTCCCTGCCTTCCCCGGAGGAGCCGGCCGGCGAGCTGGGAAACGGGACGACCGAGCCCCGAGGCAGAGACGACGACTGA
- a CDS encoding YbaB/EbfC family nucleoid-associated protein, whose protein sequence is MFGQLGNLAELMKNAGKIRESMARATESLGQVQVEGTAGGGAVTAKVNGRLEVVSVRIDPKLLADGDAELLEDLVTAAVNAGLVKARDSAAQSLASIAGGLAPGGLPLGGLFPGAGGPDSGDAGRP, encoded by the coding sequence GTGTTCGGACAACTCGGCAACCTCGCGGAGCTGATGAAGAACGCCGGCAAGATCCGGGAGTCCATGGCCAGGGCGACCGAGTCGCTCGGCCAGGTCCAGGTGGAGGGCACCGCCGGCGGCGGCGCCGTCACCGCCAAGGTGAACGGCCGCCTCGAGGTCGTCTCGGTCCGGATCGACCCCAAGCTGCTGGCCGACGGCGACGCCGAGCTCCTGGAGGACCTCGTGACGGCGGCCGTGAACGCGGGGCTGGTCAAGGCCCGCGACTCCGCGGCGCAGTCGCTGGCCTCGATCGCCGGCGGCCTCGCGCCGGGCGGCCTCCCGCTCGGCGGCCTCTTCCCCGGCGCCGGCGGGCCGGACTCCGGCGACGCCGGGAGGCCCTGA
- a CDS encoding GNAT family N-acetyltransferase, which yields MENPFSIIGTQKIAMSMDDYRKLPHHPAFKQEYLEGELWISPRWRSLDLYLPINEPESPAPTAPAPATIRRLEDADWEDLPELFARSIGQTPPLSLIPREQRDEAGRRFMEYARAGGDGPLIPDACFVARDAEEGDLDGAILIGELEGRGLRMHGDARGAATPPAPPLPRDASGPPHLNWIFVRESTQGEGIGTALLARATATLWDLGHRELASTIFRGNAQSMAFHWAAGFRLLPRPDSPKRLRRRWPPAC from the coding sequence ATGGAAAATCCGTTCTCGATCATCGGCACGCAGAAGATCGCCATGTCGATGGACGACTACCGCAAGCTCCCCCACCACCCCGCGTTCAAGCAGGAGTACCTCGAAGGCGAGCTCTGGATCTCGCCGAGGTGGCGTAGCCTCGACCTGTACCTGCCCATCAACGAGCCGGAATCGCCGGCCCCGACGGCCCCCGCGCCGGCCACGATCCGCCGGCTGGAGGATGCGGACTGGGAGGACCTGCCGGAGCTGTTCGCCAGGTCCATCGGCCAGACTCCGCCCCTCTCCCTCATCCCCAGGGAGCAGCGCGACGAAGCCGGCCGTCGGTTCATGGAGTACGCCCGGGCCGGCGGCGACGGCCCGCTGATCCCCGACGCCTGCTTCGTCGCCCGCGACGCCGAGGAGGGGGACCTCGACGGGGCCATCCTCATCGGCGAGCTGGAAGGCCGCGGCCTCCGCATGCACGGGGACGCCCGCGGGGCCGCGACGCCGCCGGCCCCGCCGCTCCCCCGCGATGCTTCGGGCCCTCCGCACCTCAACTGGATCTTCGTGAGGGAGTCCACCCAGGGCGAGGGCATCGGGACGGCCCTGCTGGCCCGCGCGACGGCGACGCTTTGGGACCTGGGCCACCGCGAGCTGGCCTCGACCATCTTCCGCGGCAACGCCCAGAGCATGGCCTTCCACTGGGCCGCGGGCTTCCGGCTCCTGCCGCGCCCGGACAGCCCGAAACGCCTGCGGAGGCGATGGCCGCCGGCATGTTGA
- a CDS encoding response regulator transcription factor: MGIRVLVIEDDAEIADFVVRGLREEGYTVEHAADGIDGGHALARGGWDVVVLDWWLPGADGLALLRRLRQAGDATPVLFLTARDAVSDRVRGLDAGADDYLCKPFDYEELLARVRALSRRQAGAVSNVLAHADVRVDLATHRVERAGNRLDLTAKEYALLVFFLRHPGEVLSRTRIYERVWEERYDGVSNTLEFHVMQLRKALESRGGRLIHTLRGRGYLLAEHPGGEGENA, from the coding sequence ATGGGCATCCGGGTCCTTGTCATCGAAGATGACGCGGAGATCGCCGACTTCGTGGTCCGGGGGCTCCGCGAGGAGGGCTACACGGTCGAGCACGCGGCCGACGGGATCGACGGCGGCCACGCCCTGGCCCGCGGGGGGTGGGACGTGGTGGTGCTCGACTGGTGGCTGCCCGGGGCGGACGGCCTGGCCCTGCTGCGTCGCCTCCGGCAGGCCGGGGACGCCACGCCGGTCCTCTTCCTGACCGCCCGCGACGCCGTCTCCGACCGCGTCCGCGGGCTCGACGCCGGCGCCGACGATTACCTCTGCAAGCCGTTCGACTACGAGGAGCTGCTGGCCCGCGTCCGCGCCCTCTCGCGGCGCCAGGCGGGCGCCGTCTCCAACGTCCTGGCCCATGCCGACGTCCGCGTGGACCTGGCGACGCACCGCGTCGAGCGGGCCGGGAATCGGCTCGACCTGACCGCCAAGGAGTACGCGCTCCTCGTCTTCTTCCTCCGCCACCCCGGCGAGGTCCTCTCCCGCACGCGGATCTACGAGCGCGTCTGGGAGGAGCGGTACGACGGGGTCTCGAACACGCTGGAGTTCCACGTCATGCAGCTCCGCAAGGCGCTCGAGTCCCGCGGCGGCCGGCTGATCCACACCCTGCGCGGCCGCGGCTACCTCCTCGCGGAGCACCCCGGCGGCGAGGGGGAAAACGCGTGA
- the dnaX gene encoding DNA polymerase III subunit gamma/tau, with protein sequence MTPGTGSKRRSAEETPAEDDAPALATADGRDGPPSAPEGGDGYTVVARRYRPQRLEDVVGQDHVVQALRNAIRLKRLAQAYLFCGTRGVGKTSMARIFAKCLNCVKGPTEEPCQVCEICRDIAAGQDMDVIEIDGASNNGVEQVRELRQNASLRPSRARFKIYYIDEVHMLSTGAFNALLKTLEEPPPHVKFFFATTEANKIPITVLSRCQKYDFAGITPDDIVASLRDICRRERMDAEPEALQVVARRAGGSMRDAQSLLEQLLASGSPKLTVEVVHRLLGTPSDERLLGVLEALAGRDAAKALSLLDEAASQGVEPVDLLSGVLDFLRDALVLSVGAGSVLLAVTPRQKPRLQAIVEAWTTDAILAALQILAEARARMRGTPYGRLLVEMAMVRVARLENLSELGDLVRRLADIEAGVPVPPRPAAPVEKKKQSDAALSHEPAVAPRVEPAPARSADPPPAPPARPERAAAEPPPRPADAPPARPSPPPPAPREAESRPSPAAKGPASRNSGPPLDLKAMKEAWPEVVKKVGAGLGLKLVATEPVAVQGADVLVFGLKSGYNRSFADHCGTPDAIAKIELALQRMFHRAIAARYDPAVGADGPGEGRPAAAEARRPEVLAGDPIVQRMVELFEARPLHLEYEEEPRPGANPDPN encoded by the coding sequence GTGACCCCAGGAACCGGGTCGAAAAGACGATCGGCGGAGGAGACCCCCGCCGAGGATGACGCCCCGGCCCTCGCGACGGCGGACGGCCGCGACGGTCCCCCCTCGGCACCGGAAGGGGGCGACGGCTACACGGTGGTTGCCCGCCGGTACCGGCCCCAGCGGCTGGAGGACGTCGTCGGCCAGGACCACGTCGTCCAGGCCCTTCGCAACGCGATCCGCCTCAAGCGGCTGGCCCAGGCCTACCTCTTCTGCGGCACCCGGGGCGTCGGCAAGACGTCGATGGCCCGGATCTTCGCCAAGTGCCTGAACTGCGTGAAGGGCCCGACCGAGGAGCCGTGCCAGGTCTGCGAGATCTGCCGGGACATCGCCGCCGGCCAGGACATGGACGTCATCGAGATCGACGGGGCGAGCAACAACGGCGTCGAGCAGGTCCGCGAGCTCCGCCAGAACGCCTCGCTGCGGCCCAGCCGGGCCCGGTTCAAGATCTACTACATCGACGAGGTCCACATGCTCTCCACCGGGGCCTTCAACGCGCTGTTGAAGACCCTGGAGGAGCCGCCGCCGCACGTGAAGTTCTTCTTCGCCACGACCGAGGCGAACAAGATCCCGATCACGGTGCTGTCGCGTTGCCAGAAGTACGACTTCGCGGGCATCACGCCGGACGACATCGTCGCCAGCCTGAGGGACATCTGCCGCCGCGAGCGGATGGACGCGGAGCCGGAGGCGCTCCAGGTCGTCGCCCGCCGCGCGGGGGGCTCGATGCGGGACGCCCAGTCCTTGCTCGAGCAGCTCCTCGCCTCCGGCAGCCCGAAGCTGACCGTGGAGGTCGTCCATCGCCTGCTGGGCACACCCAGCGACGAGCGGCTCCTGGGCGTGCTGGAGGCCCTGGCCGGCCGCGACGCCGCGAAGGCCCTGTCGCTGCTGGACGAGGCCGCCTCCCAGGGCGTGGAGCCGGTGGACCTGCTCTCCGGCGTGCTGGATTTCCTCCGCGACGCCCTGGTCCTGTCCGTCGGGGCCGGCTCGGTCCTCCTGGCGGTGACGCCCCGCCAGAAGCCCCGGCTCCAGGCGATCGTCGAGGCCTGGACGACCGACGCCATCCTCGCCGCCCTCCAGATCCTCGCGGAGGCCCGTGCCCGGATGAGGGGCACGCCCTACGGCCGCTTGCTCGTGGAGATGGCGATGGTCCGCGTGGCGCGGCTGGAGAACCTCTCCGAGCTGGGCGATCTCGTCCGGAGGCTCGCCGATATCGAGGCCGGCGTGCCCGTGCCGCCCAGGCCTGCGGCACCCGTCGAAAAAAAAAAGCAGTCTGACGCGGCCCTGAGCCACGAGCCGGCCGTCGCGCCGCGGGTCGAGCCCGCCCCGGCGAGGTCGGCCGACCCGCCGCCGGCACCCCCGGCACGACCGGAAAGGGCGGCCGCCGAGCCGCCTCCGAGGCCCGCGGACGCGCCCCCGGCGAGGCCCTCGCCGCCGCCGCCGGCCCCCCGGGAGGCCGAATCGAGGCCGTCGCCCGCGGCGAAGGGGCCGGCGTCGAGGAATTCGGGCCCGCCGCTGGACCTGAAGGCGATGAAGGAGGCCTGGCCGGAGGTCGTGAAGAAGGTGGGCGCGGGGCTCGGGCTGAAGCTGGTCGCCACCGAGCCGGTCGCCGTGCAGGGGGCGGACGTGCTGGTCTTCGGGCTGAAGTCGGGCTACAATCGCTCGTTCGCGGATCACTGCGGCACGCCGGATGCGATCGCCAAGATCGAGCTGGCCCTCCAGAGGATGTTCCACCGGGCCATCGCCGCCCGCTACGACCCGGCGGTGGGCGCGGACGGCCCCGGGGAAGGGAGGCCGGCGGCCGCCGAGGCCCGACGCCCGGAGGTCCTGGCGGGCGACCCGATCGTCCAGCGGATGGTCGAGCTCTTCGAGGCCCGGCCGCTCCACCTGGAATACGAGGAGGAGCCCCGGCCGGGGGCGAATCCGGACCCGAACTGA
- a CDS encoding bile acid:sodium symporter family protein — MTAIPDRLSAVSHFLHRHLLKLIILSYGLAALIPGPGLWIKEADVPGLIGLHGWPGVTPPKLLLWLLLFNAGLRVRVGRVGQLARRPGMVLAGLAANLAVPLAFLALMIPMLRAWHNPDEAAVVLVGLALVSSMPIAGSSTGWAQAADGDMALSLGLVLGSTLLSPISTPAALHALGLLAPGPYGGQLHQLAGRDTGTFLAAWVLLPSVLGIAARAALGEARAPAVERRLRIAAPLTLMILCYANASACLPQAIRDPDWDFLGIVLAFVAGLCTLTFAAGHLVGRMAGADRGQRVALMFGLGMNNNGTGLVLASMSLGAQPLVMLPIIVYNLAQHLIAGGVNALLRRAEPA, encoded by the coding sequence ATGACTGCAATCCCGGATAGGCTGTCCGCCGTGTCGCACTTCCTGCACCGGCACCTGCTCAAGCTCATCATCCTGAGCTACGGGCTGGCCGCCCTGATCCCGGGCCCGGGGCTCTGGATCAAGGAGGCGGACGTCCCCGGGCTGATCGGGCTGCACGGCTGGCCCGGCGTGACGCCGCCGAAGCTGCTGCTCTGGCTGCTCCTGTTCAACGCCGGGCTGCGGGTCCGGGTCGGGCGGGTCGGCCAGCTCGCCCGCCGCCCGGGGATGGTTCTCGCGGGCCTGGCGGCGAACCTCGCGGTGCCGCTGGCCTTCCTCGCCCTCATGATCCCGATGCTCCGCGCCTGGCACAACCCCGACGAGGCGGCGGTGGTGCTCGTCGGCCTGGCCCTGGTCTCGTCGATGCCGATCGCCGGGTCGTCGACCGGCTGGGCGCAGGCGGCCGACGGCGACATGGCCCTGAGCCTGGGCCTGGTCCTGGGCTCCACGCTCCTGAGCCCTATCTCCACGCCCGCCGCCCTGCACGCCCTGGGGCTGCTCGCCCCCGGCCCGTACGGCGGGCAGCTCCACCAGCTCGCCGGCCGGGACACCGGGACGTTCCTGGCCGCCTGGGTGCTGCTCCCGTCGGTGCTGGGCATCGCCGCGAGGGCGGCGCTGGGCGAGGCCCGCGCCCCGGCCGTCGAGCGTCGGCTCAGGATCGCCGCCCCGCTGACGCTCATGATCCTCTGCTACGCGAATGCCTCGGCCTGCCTGCCGCAGGCGATCCGCGACCCGGACTGGGACTTCCTGGGGATCGTCCTGGCCTTCGTGGCGGGCCTCTGCACCCTGACCTTCGCCGCCGGCCACCTCGTCGGCCGGATGGCCGGCGCCGACCGCGGCCAGCGCGTGGCCCTGATGTTCGGCCTGGGGATGAACAACAACGGCACCGGCCTCGTGCTGGCCTCGATGTCGCTGGGGGCCCAGCCGCTGGTGATGCTGCCGATCATCGTCTACAACCTGGCCCAGCACCTGATCGCCGGGGGCGTGAACGCCCTCCTGCGGCGGGCCGAGCCGGCCTGA